In the Actinomycetota bacterium genome, TTCCCGAGGTAAATTCCGAACTGTTATTCTCGTAATCGGAGATGTGGAGCAAGCGGCGACTCTGCCCCTTACCGTATATCCCGGTGTAGAAAAAGTTATGCGGGTGTTAAAACCCTATAAATTGGTGAACAGGGAGGTTAAACCGGAAGATACGGTGGTTAAACTGAAGGACGCGGTCATCGGGGGTGGATATTTTACCGTCATTGCTGGTCCTTGCTCAGTGGAGACAGAAGAGCAGGTTCTTACCACTGCCAAGGCGGTAAAGAGGGCGGGGGCTTCCATACTTCGTGGAGGAGCTTTTAAGCCACGCACCTCACCCTACAGTTTCCAAGGATTGGGCAAGGAGGGTTTAAAAATCCTCGCCGAAGCGAGGAGGGAAACGGGTTTGCCGGTGGTCACGGAGGTTATGGATACACGGGATGTGGATTTGGTCGCCGATTATGCGGATATGCTCCAAATAGGAGCCCGCAATATGCAAAATTTCCTCCTCCTCAAAGCCGTTGGTGCAGCGCCTAAACCCGTGCTTTTAAAGAAAGGTTTTAGCAATACCATAGATGAATTTTTAATGGCCGCCGAATATATCATGAGAGCCGGCAACGAAAATGTTGTGCTCTGTGAGAGAGGAATCAGAACTTTTGAAACCTATACCCGGAATACCTTGGATTTGAGCGCCGTTCCTGTAATAAAGGATTTGAGCCATTTACCTGTGGTGGTGGATCCAAGCCATGCCACTGGAAGAAGCGATTTGATAGAACCCTTAAGCCTGGCGGCTTTAGCTGTGGGTGCCGATGGGATCATGGTCGAAGTCCATCCCCATCCGGAGGAAGCATTGTGTGACGGATCTCAGTCTCTAACCTTTGATGCCTTTAACAATATGATGAGAAAAATTAAGCCTTTAGCCAAGATTTTGGGAAAAAAGATGAAGGTCTGATTGAGGATGAATAATCTTCAAATTACCATTATCGGCGTGGGTTTAATCGGTGGTTCCCTCGGTTTAGCCTTTAAGAATCTTTCTGAACCGCCCCCCATTGTGGGAGTTGCGCGACATAAGAAAACGATAATGCGAGCTCTTGAGGTTGGAGCCATAGATAAGGGCACGACTTCCTACATTGAGGGCGTAAAGAATGCAAATATCATCTTTATAGCCACACCTGTGGGGTCCATCGTGGACATCGTTCGAAAGATTTATCCCCATCTTGAATCGGGAACCATTATAACGGATGTGGGGAGCACCAAAGCAAACATCGTTCACGGTGTGGAAGCATTTCTCCCTAAGTATCTTCATTTTATCGGCGGTCATCCCATGACGGGTTCCGAAAGGGTAGGAGTTCAAGCTGCCAGTGCTTCTTTATTCAAGAATGCCCATTATCTTTTAACCCCCACTCCTCGCACCAATATGAAGGCTTTTCAACACCTGCATTCCCTGTTAACAAAAATAGGTGCCTTGGTTTTGGCCATAGATCCCGATAAACACGATAAAATATTGGCAACCGTCAGCCACTTACCCCATATTCTCTCAGCGACCTTGGTGGATTTTGCCCTTAAGCAGACCACCGAGACGGAAAATCCTCTTCTACTAGCCGCAGGGGGCTTTCGGGATATGACCCGAATCGCTGCGAGTAGCCCCGAGATTTGGTCCGATATTTGTTTGGAAAATGATGCCGCAATTCTAGAAGCCTTAGAGGAGTTTTGGCGGGAACTTGAGGATTTCTCAAGGTTCATCAAAAAGAGGGATCGCGATGGTCTGGTTAAAAAGCTTGAAGAAGCCCGTAGAACCAGGCTGGGTCTTCCCTCCCTCGTATACAAGGATCTTACACAACTTCGCGAGTTATCCATACCCGTGATCGACAAGCCGGGAGTGATAAGTGACATTACGGTGACGATCGGTGGCATGGGCATAAATATTGAAAATATCGAAATCGTTCCCTCAACCGAGCATTCGGGGATTTTAAAATTGGTCATCGCCGGGGATGAAAATTCCTCAAAGGCTGCTGAAGCTCTCCGTGCGAAAGGCTACGAGGTTTCGATAGGAAGCCTTTATAATAGGGAAGTGCGTTGAGATCAGGATTAAGGATTATGAAAAGGTTAGCTTATAGTTGAATTTAAGAGGTAGCAATGGAGTTAAAAATAGCGAAGATAAGTGGTCTTCGAGGGGTAATTAAGGTACCCGGGGACAAATCCATCTCTCATCGAGCTCTTATAATCGGCTCTTTGACTTCGGGAAAGACCTCCATCCTGAATTTCCTTTCAGCTGCTGATTGTCTTTCCACATTGGCGTGCATCCAAGCTCTCGATGTTAGGGTGGAGATTCTCAAACCAGGCAGTCTAATCATTCATGGAGTGGGTCTCCACGGTTTAAAAGAGCCTCAAGATGTTCTAAATGTGGGAAACTCGGGCACAACCTTGCGTGTTCTTCCGGGTGTTCTAGCTGGTCAAAATTTCTTTTCGGTGCTTACTGGAGATCAATCGATAAGAAGAAGACCCATGGATAGGGTGGTGGATCCTCTACGCCAGATGGGTGCCCAAATATGGGCGAGGAATGATGGTTATGCTCCCATCGCCATTTTAGGTCGGTCCCTTCACGGGATTACTTATACCATGCCCATTTCAAGCGCCCAGGTTAAGACCTGTCTCTTACTTGCTGGTCTTCTCGCTGAAGGGAAAACCATTATTACAGAGCCCCACCAATCGAGGGATCACACGGAGCGAATGTTAAAATTCCTGGGAGCTGACATCAATATAAGGGGGACGTCTTACTCAATCACGGGTCAGAGCTCTCTTGAGTCCGGTGAGATCAGTATCCCAGGTGATGTATCATCCACCGCCTTCTTGATCGTAGGTGCCCTAATCACTCCTCAATCCGAGTTGATAATCAAGGATGTGGGAGTTAATCCCACTCGAACTGGAGCGTTAGAGGTATTAAAAAAGATGGGGGCGCACATTGAGCTAGAGGATTTTTGCGTAAAGAGCGACGAACCTCGTGCTGATATCCTGGTTAAATCCAGTAAACTCTCCGGGGTAACCATTGGTGGGGAGATAATTCCCAGACTTGTAGATGAACTTCCGGTTCTAGCAGTGGCTGCAACGCAGGCGGAGGGTATAACCGTGGTTAAAGATGCGCAGGAGTTGCGGGTAAAGGAGACCGACAGGATCTCAGCTACCTGCACAAACTTAAGGAAGCTGGGAGCGGATATTGAAGAGCTTGAAGATGGATTCATCGTCAAGGGACCCACGAAGCTTAAAGGGACTGTATGCAGGAGTTACGGTGATCACAGGATGGCTATGGCCTTGAGTATAGCCGGTTTGGTCGCTGAAGGCACTACCATCATTGAAGGTTCAGAGTGCATCGATATCTCCTTCCCTGGCTTTGAAAAAGCTCTGAGGGATTTAATTTGCTAATCCTTGACTACAAAGCCGGTTAATCTCAATGCAATCTCTCATCACAGATACCCAGATACGTCATAGTTTTCCGATGACACGTCCCATGAGCGGCTATATAATTGAGTCGAGGGAGTGAGATGATCATAGCTATTGATGGTCCGGCTGCATCTGGAAAGAGCTCCGTGGCCAAGCGAATCGCTCAAAAACTTGGGTTTAGGTATATAGATACCGGAGCCATGTATCGTGCTCTAACCTGGAAGTCTCTCCAGGAAAGGATCGATATTTTTGATGAGGAAGCCTTGGTGGCTTTAGCCAAGCAGGTGAAAATTCGTTTCGTCAGACCAAAGGAAGGAATTGAGGAAAGGATATTCGTCGATGATATCAATGTGACCGAAGACATTCGCTCTCCGAAGGTAGGCGGTGCGGTATCCATCGTCTCCAGGGTACCCGAGGTAAGGCGGGTTATGGTTGAGGAGCAGCGCGCGTTAGCCATAAAGGACGCCGTGGTGGAGGGGCGCGATATAGGAACGGTTGTTTTTCCCGATGCAGAAGTAAAGATATTTTTAACCGCTTTTCCCAGCGAGAGGGCGAGGAGAAGGAAAAAGGAACTGGAGGAGAAGGGGCATAAGGTGGATATAACTTTAGTGGAGCGGGAGATCATTACCAGGGACAAAATTGATAGCACTAGGCCGGCGAGCCCGCTGTCGAAAGCACCCGATGCTCTCTTGATTGATACCACGGGAAAAAGCATCGATCAGGTGGTCGATGAAATCCTTGGGTATATCGAAGGAAGAGAAGAGGTGAAGAAGTGAGGGAGTGATACAGAGCTCCTGAGCTAAATACCTCTCAAAAGAGGGGAGAAATTGCATTGCTTTATAACCTTGCTTATGTGGTATTTATAATTTTATTCAAGCTATTATATCGATTCTCCGTATCCGGGAAGGAAAATCTTCTAAAAACGAAACCGTTCATCATCGCTGCCAACCACATGAGTTATGTTGATCCCATCGTCCTTGGTTTAGCTGCTTATCCCAGAAGGATTTATTTTATGGCCAAGGAGGAGCTATTCAAAATCCCCATTTTGAATTGGCTTATAAGGGAGCTAAATGCTTTTCCCGTGCGTAGAGGTAAATCCGATAAAAAGGCATTTCAAATGGCTCTTGAGCTCCTTCTAAGGGGAAAAGTTGTGGGACTCTTCCCTGAGGGAACGCGCCATCGCGGGAAGTTGGGTCCCGCTCATAGTGGAGTGGCGATCCTGGCGCTTAAGACCGGAGTCCCGGTGATCCCCATCGCCATCATTGGAACCGATAAGATCCTTCCCGAGGGAAAATATATTCCAAGATTCCCTCGAATCAGAGCGGTGATAGGGAAACCCATATTTGCAAATAAGGGTGAACTCAAGGTTAAGGAAAGCATTTTAGATATGACCGATCGCATAATGAGCCACATTGCTGGTTTGATGGAAGGGAATTTAGGATGAGGATTGAATTGGCGGAACACGCAGGTTATTGCTATGGAGTGGAGCGGGCTCTTAAGCTTGCGAGGCAGGCTACTCGTACTTACCCCAAGCCCATTTATACTCTTGGTCCGATCATCCATAATCCCCAGGTGGTTAAATCCTTGAAAGAGCAGGGGATATATCCCGCGTCTAATCTAAGTGAGATTGGAGAGGGGACCATGATCATTCGGTCTCATGGAGTTGATCCTCAAATTATTACGGAGGCGAAGAAAAAAGGCATCCATATTGTCGATGCCACATGTCCTTTCGTTAAAAAGGCCCAACAGCGAGCTTCAAAGTTGGTCAGGGAAGGATATGAATTGGTGATAGTGGGTGAGCGGGATCATCCGGAAGTCATTGGAATTTTGGCTCATGCCAGTGGCAAGGCTTTGGTTGCGGAAAAACCAAGCGATCTCGAATCCCTTACGGGCAAAAAGAAGATTGGGGTGGTGGTCCAAACCACTCAATCCGAGGAGAATTTAAAACTTGTCGTCGGTGAATTGCTCACGAGGGCGACTGAGATTAAAGTGTACAATACCATTTGTGATGCTACGAGCAGGAGACAAGCCGTTGCTAAGGAACTGGCAAAGCGCGTGGATATCATGCTCATTGTGGGTGGCAAAAACAGCGCCAATACTTCACGACTGGCACATATCTGTCGGCAGACAAATCCCCAAACTCATCATATCGAAACCGCTAAGGAGCTCAATCCCGCCTGGTTTGAAACAAACTCTCATGTTGGGGTCACCGCTGGAGCGTCCACTCCGGACTGGATATTAAGAGAAGTAGTCGACAAGCTCTCACAAATTTCTCGATGATATCTCGCTTTTAACCGCACCCAGTCGCGGTTCATGGTTCGTTAGAAAATTAATTGAATGGAGCGAGGAAGGTAAAGAATATGTTACCTTTGGTGGCAATCGTGGGAAGAGCGAATGTGGGAAAATCCATGCTGGTAAACAGGATTGCAGTGAGCTCCGAGGCGATCGTAGATAAGGTGCCCGGCGTAACTAGGGATAGAAATTATATTCAAGCCGACTGGCGGGGAAGATCCTTTACCCTCATCGATACGGGGGGACTTGATTTTACGAAATCTCTCCCCATGTCGGAAGCGGTGGTTAAGCAAGCCCTTCTCGCTATGGAGGAAGCCGATGCCATTATCTTTGTGGTCGATGGACTCAGTGGGTTACTCCCCGATGATAAGGAGATCGCCAATATTTTAAGGACCTCAAATAAGCCCGTATTATTGGTGGTGAACAAGGTTGATGATCTTACCCGAGATGAGGCTAAATACCAGTTCTATGAATTGGGGTTGGGGGAACCTTTGGCCATCTCGGCTATGCATGGTTTGGGAATCGGAGATTTACTCGATGAGCTTGTTCAATTCCTTCCCAAAGCCATCGAGGAGAGAAGGGAGGAATTGAGCGTCGCCATTGTGGGGAGACCAAATGTTGGGAAATCATCGATCCTCAATAGATTGTTGGGGCAGGAGAGAGCCATTGTCAATGAGATACCGGGAACCACCAGAGATGCTATCGATACCCTTCTCGTTCGTGATGGCAAGCGATATCGATTCATTGACACAGCTGGTTTGAGACGAAAGGGGAGAATCAAAAAGGATATAGAGTATTATGGCTTTGTTCGTGCCTTGAGGGCTTTGGACGTCGCGGATGTAGCCCTGATCATTCTTGATGCCTTGGAGGGAGCAACTGAGCAGGATCAAAAGGTGGGGGAGCTCGCTGAGAGTCGTAGGTGCGCGAGCATCATTCTCCTTAATAAGTGGGATTTGGTGAAAAAGGAAATTGCCGAGGATCTAATTCTTAATGTAAAGTACAAGTTTAGATTTTTGGATTATGCCCCAATGCTTTGCGTTTCTGCCCTTACGGGGGAGGGAATCGGGAACATATTTCCAAATTTAGATATAATAGCCAATGAATACAAGAAGAGGATCTCTACCCCAAAATTAAATGACTTCATACAGCGATTGCGTGTAGAGGGCTACGTTCCCACGAAGAGGGGTAGGAAGCTTAAGATATCATATGTAACTCAGGTGGGAACAAAACCACCAGTTTTTGTCTTTTTCGTGAATCGTCCAGAAATCGTCGATCCGTCCTATCAGAGATACTTGAGGAACAAAATAAGGGAAATATTTGGATTTAATGGCTGTCCACTTCGTCTTAAATTCAGAAAGAAGTGAGCGAGATTGTTGGCGATAGTTAAAAGCATCTTGGCAATAGTCGCCGGTTACCTTTTGGGATCCATTCCCTTCGGATTGATCATGGGAAAGATAGGTTACGGGATTGATATTCGAGAGTTCGGGAGCGGAAATGTTGGAGCCACAAATGTCTTTAGGGTTTTGGGTACCCTGCCTGGTTTGCTCGTCCTCGTCGGAGACTTTCTAAAGGGTGCCCTTTCCCTGCTTCTGGCCAGTTATCTCTTTCCCAATGCACCTACCTTCCTGGGAAGCCATGAGCAAGTTGTGTTGACCGATGCCACCGTGGTGGTTCTTGCGGGTATGGCCGCAATCTTAGGTCATAGTTGGTCGATTTATCTGAAGTTCTTGGGGGGAAAGGGAGTGGCTACCGGTGCTGGGGTTCTCACCGTTTTGGCGCCAAATGTCGCGGGTATTCTCTTTCTCATCTGGCTTTTGATTGTGATCAGCACCAGATATGTCTCCCTAGCCTCGATAACCATTGCTTTTCTCCTTCCTCTTTTGATGCTCTATTTTCAAGCTGGAAATTATCCCTATATTTTATTCAGTATCCTCGCCACCATCATAATCGTCTATAAACATAAACCTAATATAAAGAGACTTTTGGCTGGGGAGGAATTGAAGCTTGGGTTTCGTTCCCAGGAAAGGGAAGGTAAATAATGGAGAAAATTGCAGTTATTGGTGCAGGTAGTTGGGGCACGGCGATTTCCACCCTTCTTGCAGAAAAGGGATTTTCAGTTAGCTTATGGGCTAGAGACGGAGATTTAGTAGAAGCCATGCAAAGTTTGCGACGCAATCCTCGATATTTACCCGAGCTCCTCCTTCCCAAAAATTTGTATATTACTGGTGATCTCTCCGAAGTTCTTTCAAAAGCGGAGATGGTAGCCCTGGCTGTGCCCTCTCACGCCATGCGTTCGATCATTCGAATGCTTAAAGATGAGTTAAAATCCAATGTACTCATCGTGAGCTTAACGAAGGGAATTGAGGTTGATACCCTCATGCGAATGTCAGAGGTCATTCAAGGCGAACTCTCATCCACTTTTCAGGTGAACATCGGGGTACTTTCAGGTCCAAACCATGCGGAGGAGGTTGCCCAGAAAATCCCCACTGCTACTGTAGTCTCAGCTTTTGATAAAGGTTTAGCCTTAAAACTCCAAGAAGTGTTCATGACCCCTTATTTCAGAGTCTACACCAATCCCGATGTGGTTGGGGTTGAACTCGGTGGAGCCACCAAAAATGTAATTGCCATCGCGGCGGGGATATCCGATGGTCTGGGTTACGGTGACAATACCAAGGCTTCCCTGATGACCAGGGGATTAGCGGAGATGACTCGCTTGGGTGTGACTTTAGGTGCTCGACCTTTAACCTTCGCTGGGCTTTCAGGAGTTGGCGATCTTATTGCCACTTGTACCAGCCGTCATAGTAGGAATCGAGCTGTAGGTGAAAAGCTTGGCAGGGGAATGAGCTTATCCCAAATACTGCAGGAGACGACGATGGTTGCAGAGGGCATCCGCACGGCGAAAGCCGTTTATCAACTCGCTCAAAAATATGAAGTTGATATGCCCATAACCAAAAGCGTGGCAGAGGTGATTTACTTCGGTAAGGATCCTCACGATTGTGTCGTGGAACTCATGTCGAGGGGACCGACCGAGGAGATAAAAGAGGGGGGAATTTAAATGGAGGAATTTTTTTGGGTAGTGGTTGTCCTGATAATTACATTCTTATTATTTGCCTTACTGGCAAAGATTTGGGCTGCTCATCATTAAAATTCGGGATTTCTAAATTTCAGAGCGTATTCAGGTCACCTTGAATAGAGATTTTACCTTAGATATAATGAGGTCGATAAATGACCAAATAGAAGCGGGGCGTGGCGCAGCCTGGTTAGCGCACCAGACTGGGGGTCTGGGGGTCGGCGGTTCAAATCCGCTCGCCCCGACTAGGTCAGGGTACTAGAAGGATTAGAATTGGTTTTTTCCTATTTTTTCTAACAATTTTCTAACAGAGTTCCTGAAATATGTGACATGCGATATGCAACATATCTTTGAAAAGACGTCCAAAGTGCCCAAAAACTTCAGGTCAAACGGTAGACATTGTCAAATATCTCGGTGAATGGTGTCCATGAACCCTCAATTCTTTCCATCTTCCATCATATTTTGCCCCCGAAGGCGGGGTCCTTACAAAAGCAACAAAAGCATCCAAAATGGGCTAAAATAGGTTAAAATAAGACAGAAGTTTGAAAGGAAATGACTATGCCTATTAGGGGTAATTTGATTTCCATCGACGATGCTTTAAATGCTTCAAAAAGCGAGGTTAAGGGGTGGTTTAGGGAGTACATCAATCCCGATTTGTGTTTGACACTTGAACTCGTTGGCTTCGACGAGGTTTATGACAAGGCTGAGGGGGTCACCGTTTACGTCGATGGAAAACCATATTTGGACTTTTTATGTGGGTATGGAGTTGCAGCCCTGGGACATAACCACCCCGAAATAATAAAGGAAATATATAAAGTCAAGGAGAAGCCAAATTTTTTTCAAGCCGCTCTTTCCCCTCTAACTGCGGCATTGGCTCGAAATCTCGCCCTTATTACCCCCGGGAGTTTAAGGAAATCCTTCTTTTGTAATTCCGGAGCAGAGGCTGTGGAGGGAGCCTTGAAGCTGGCCAGAGCGGCTACTCACCGTAAAAAGATAATCTACACCGAGAATTCCTTTCATGGGAAGACTATGGGAGCCCTATCTGCAACCGGCAGGGGAAAATACCAGGCACCCTTTGAGCCACTACTCCCGGATTTTGAGAGCATACCCTATGGTGATTCCGAAGCTTTACGTGAGAAGCTCAGGAGAGGTGATGTAGCTGCCTTCATAGTCGAGCCCATCCAGGGTGAGGGAGGGGTTATCCTCCCTCCAGAGGGCTATTTGAAGGAGTCGGAGAAGTTGTGCCGAGGGTACGATGTTTTACTTATACTGGATGAGATTCAAACCGGTCTCGGTCGCACGGGAGCGATGTTTGCCTGCGAACATGAAGGTGTAGAACCGGATATTCTTTGTTTGGCAAAGGCCTTGAGCGGCGCAGCTGTACCAATCGGTGTTTACATAACCACGGATGAAATATGGAAAAAGGCTTACGGCAGTATGGAAAGATGTTTGCTTCACACTTCCACCTTTGGCGGAAATGCATGGGCTTGTGCGGCTGCCCTGGCCACCCTAGATTTACTCTGTCGCGATAAAGGGCGTCTAATCAAAGAAGCTGGAAATAAGGGTGAATATTTCCTTAATAAGTTGGAGAGTTTAAAGAATCGAAATCCCATAGTGAAAGAGGTCAGGGGCAAAGGATTAATGATCGGGATGGAATTTGATCAGCCAAAGTTTCTTAAGGGAGCTTTAAGTGACCTCTTTAGGAAATACTCTGCATCCTTGGTTGCCAGCGAGCTTAAGGATGAATACTCCGTCATTACCGCCTATACTTTAAACAACCCCAATGTTATCAGGTTCCTACCACCCTTACTGGTCTCAACGGATCAAATAGATTATGTCGTGGATTCTCTGGACAAGATATGTCATCGGGGATTTTCGGGAGTAGTATTGGGGGCAGGGTGGAAAGCCGGAAAGCGTTTGATCAGAAAGGGTTTTACCCGCGAGCATATCGAGTGATACGGTTTCAAAAGCGTTACGTGGCCAATGTAATAACAATTTTTCGTATATTTTTAATCCTTCCCCTCTTATATTTCATCTTCTCTTTGAAGTATAATATTTTTGCGGTCATAATTCTTACTTTAGCGTCCTTATCCGATTGGCTGGATGGTTTCATTGCTCGTTCCATGAACGAGGTTACCGATTTTGGGCGCATGATCGATCCTCTTGCGGATAGATTATTCATTCTAAGTGTGATAATCGCCCTTTATATAAGAGATGCCTTACCACCATTTTGGGCATTGATGATTTTCGTGTGCAGAGATTCACTCATGATCATTGGTTACCGCATGCTGAAGACTCGGTGTAAAAGAGTGGATATCACTTATTTGGGGAAAATGGCAACGGCCATTCTCATGGTTTCATTCATCCTGCTACTGCTCAAATTCGAATTGGGGATTTGGCTATTCTATCTGGGGTTGGTTTTATATTTAATTTCAGGTTTTGACTATCTCCAAAAGGGTTTAAGGATGCTCAGTCAGGGGTGACATTTCTTCAGTGGACTTCTTCATCAGTGGTTTGAAGAATGTAAAATCGATGCTTCTCAGTTGCCGCAACAAAACCGAAATTTGGGTCACGGATTACGTTCATTAACCATGATTATTTAAATAGTTATTTGATTCTTGTAAGAGTAATTTACGGTGGGAGAAGGTGAGTTTTGATGAAGGCAGTGGTAATGGCGGGTGGAGAGGGAACGAGACTCCGTCCTTTGACGAGCAACCAGCCTAAGCCCATGGTTCCTTTCATGAATAAACCGGTGATGGAACACGTGATAGAGTTGCTTAAGAAGCATAAGATCACGGATATCGTGGTCACATTGCACTTCCTTCCTCAACTAATTAAGAATTATTTTGGTGAGGGCACCGATATGGGAGTAAATTTAAGCTACTCTATAGAAGAGAGCCCTTTGGGCACCGCGGGAAGTGTAAAGAATGCCGAAGAGCACTTGAATGAGACTTTCATCGTTGTCAGTGGTGATGTCCTCACCGATTTTAATCTCACGGAAATTATAGAGTTTCACCGTAACAAAAAGGCCATGGCTACCATCGCCCTGAAGAGCGTCGAGAATCCTCTGGAATTCGGTGTAGTCATCACCGATGAGGATGGGCGCATCCAGCGCTTTCTGGAAAAACCCACTTGGGGTGAGGTATTTAGCGACACCATAAATACTGGTATTTATGTGCTCGAGCCCAAAATCTTCGAATATATTCCCGAAAATACCATATTTGATTTTAGTCAGGATCTTTTCCCTTTGCTCCTCAAAAATGGGGAACCACTCTATGGATGCACTGTTAAGGGATATTGGTGCGATATCGGTAATACCCAGCAGTATGTGCAAGCCCATCGGGATATTTTGGGAGGAAAAGCGAATATTAAACCCCCCGGGATTAGAATGGAAGGGGATATATGGGTAGGCGAGGGAGCATTCATTCATCCAGCTGTGGATAT is a window encoding:
- a CDS encoding lysophospholipid acyltransferase family protein; translated protein: MLYNLAYVVFIILFKLLYRFSVSGKENLLKTKPFIIAANHMSYVDPIVLGLAAYPRRIYFMAKEELFKIPILNWLIRELNAFPVRRGKSDKKAFQMALELLLRGKVVGLFPEGTRHRGKLGPAHSGVAILALKTGVPVIPIAIIGTDKILPEGKYIPRFPRIRAVIGKPIFANKGELKVKESILDMTDRIMSHIAGLMEGNLG
- the cmk gene encoding (d)CMP kinase, translated to MIIAIDGPAASGKSSVAKRIAQKLGFRYIDTGAMYRALTWKSLQERIDIFDEEALVALAKQVKIRFVRPKEGIEERIFVDDINVTEDIRSPKVGGAVSIVSRVPEVRRVMVEEQRALAIKDAVVEGRDIGTVVFPDAEVKIFLTAFPSERARRRKKELEEKGHKVDITLVEREIITRDKIDSTRPASPLSKAPDALLIDTTGKSIDQVVDEILGYIEGREEVKK
- the der gene encoding ribosome biogenesis GTPase Der, with translation MLPLVAIVGRANVGKSMLVNRIAVSSEAIVDKVPGVTRDRNYIQADWRGRSFTLIDTGGLDFTKSLPMSEAVVKQALLAMEEADAIIFVVDGLSGLLPDDKEIANILRTSNKPVLLVVNKVDDLTRDEAKYQFYELGLGEPLAISAMHGLGIGDLLDELVQFLPKAIEERREELSVAIVGRPNVGKSSILNRLLGQERAIVNEIPGTTRDAIDTLLVRDGKRYRFIDTAGLRRKGRIKKDIEYYGFVRALRALDVADVALIILDALEGATEQDQKVGELAESRRCASIILLNKWDLVKKEIAEDLILNVKYKFRFLDYAPMLCVSALTGEGIGNIFPNLDIIANEYKKRISTPKLNDFIQRLRVEGYVPTKRGRKLKISYVTQVGTKPPVFVFFVNRPEIVDPSYQRYLRNKIREIFGFNGCPLRLKFRKK
- a CDS encoding 4-hydroxy-3-methylbut-2-enyl diphosphate reductase, giving the protein MRIELAEHAGYCYGVERALKLARQATRTYPKPIYTLGPIIHNPQVVKSLKEQGIYPASNLSEIGEGTMIIRSHGVDPQIITEAKKKGIHIVDATCPFVKKAQQRASKLVREGYELVIVGERDHPEVIGILAHASGKALVAEKPSDLESLTGKKKIGVVVQTTQSEENLKLVVGELLTRATEIKVYNTICDATSRRQAVAKELAKRVDIMLIVGGKNSANTSRLAHICRQTNPQTHHIETAKELNPAWFETNSHVGVTAGASTPDWILREVVDKLSQISR
- a CDS encoding prephenate dehydrogenase: MNNLQITIIGVGLIGGSLGLAFKNLSEPPPIVGVARHKKTIMRALEVGAIDKGTTSYIEGVKNANIIFIATPVGSIVDIVRKIYPHLESGTIITDVGSTKANIVHGVEAFLPKYLHFIGGHPMTGSERVGVQAASASLFKNAHYLLTPTPRTNMKAFQHLHSLLTKIGALVLAIDPDKHDKILATVSHLPHILSATLVDFALKQTTETENPLLLAAGGFRDMTRIAASSPEIWSDICLENDAAILEALEEFWRELEDFSRFIKKRDRDGLVKKLEEARRTRLGLPSLVYKDLTQLRELSIPVIDKPGVISDITVTIGGMGINIENIEIVPSTEHSGILKLVIAGDENSSKAAEALRAKGYEVSIGSLYNREVR
- the aroA gene encoding 3-phosphoshikimate 1-carboxyvinyltransferase; this translates as MELKIAKISGLRGVIKVPGDKSISHRALIIGSLTSGKTSILNFLSAADCLSTLACIQALDVRVEILKPGSLIIHGVGLHGLKEPQDVLNVGNSGTTLRVLPGVLAGQNFFSVLTGDQSIRRRPMDRVVDPLRQMGAQIWARNDGYAPIAILGRSLHGITYTMPISSAQVKTCLLLAGLLAEGKTIITEPHQSRDHTERMLKFLGADINIRGTSYSITGQSSLESGEISIPGDVSSTAFLIVGALITPQSELIIKDVGVNPTRTGALEVLKKMGAHIELEDFCVKSDEPRADILVKSSKLSGVTIGGEIIPRLVDELPVLAVAATQAEGITVVKDAQELRVKETDRISATCTNLRKLGADIEELEDGFIVKGPTKLKGTVCRSYGDHRMAMALSIAGLVAEGTTIIEGSECIDISFPGFEKALRDLIC
- the aroF gene encoding 3-deoxy-7-phosphoheptulonate synthase; the encoded protein is SRGKFRTVILVIGDVEQAATLPLTVYPGVEKVMRVLKPYKLVNREVKPEDTVVKLKDAVIGGGYFTVIAGPCSVETEEQVLTTAKAVKRAGASILRGGAFKPRTSPYSFQGLGKEGLKILAEARRETGLPVVTEVMDTRDVDLVADYADMLQIGARNMQNFLLLKAVGAAPKPVLLKKGFSNTIDEFLMAAEYIMRAGNENVVLCERGIRTFETYTRNTLDLSAVPVIKDLSHLPVVVDPSHATGRSDLIEPLSLAALAVGADGIMVEVHPHPEEALCDGSQSLTFDAFNNMMRKIKPLAKILGKKMKV
- a CDS encoding NAD(P)H-dependent glycerol-3-phosphate dehydrogenase — translated: MEKIAVIGAGSWGTAISTLLAEKGFSVSLWARDGDLVEAMQSLRRNPRYLPELLLPKNLYITGDLSEVLSKAEMVALAVPSHAMRSIIRMLKDELKSNVLIVSLTKGIEVDTLMRMSEVIQGELSSTFQVNIGVLSGPNHAEEVAQKIPTATVVSAFDKGLALKLQEVFMTPYFRVYTNPDVVGVELGGATKNVIAIAAGISDGLGYGDNTKASLMTRGLAEMTRLGVTLGARPLTFAGLSGVGDLIATCTSRHSRNRAVGEKLGRGMSLSQILQETTMVAEGIRTAKAVYQLAQKYEVDMPITKSVAEVIYFGKDPHDCVVELMSRGPTEEIKEGGI
- the plsY gene encoding glycerol-3-phosphate 1-O-acyltransferase PlsY, translating into MAIVKSILAIVAGYLLGSIPFGLIMGKIGYGIDIREFGSGNVGATNVFRVLGTLPGLLVLVGDFLKGALSLLLASYLFPNAPTFLGSHEQVVLTDATVVVLAGMAAILGHSWSIYLKFLGGKGVATGAGVLTVLAPNVAGILFLIWLLIVISTRYVSLASITIAFLLPLLMLYFQAGNYPYILFSILATIIIVYKHKPNIKRLLAGEELKLGFRSQEREGK